In uncultured Desulfuromonas sp., the genomic stretch GGTGGCGTCGCCATCAGCACCGAATCGGAAGTGCTGAACCTGCAAAGCTGGCCGATGGCCGGGCTCTATGCCGCAGGTGAAGTCACCGGTGGCGTCCACGGCTACAACCGCCTGGGTGGTAACGCCATCGCCGACACCGTGGTGTTCGGTCGCCGCGCCGGTGCCAACGCGGCGAAATACGCTCTCAGCAAGTAGCATTCCCCAAGCCCCCGAGGAAGAAACAACCTCTTCCTCGGGGGTACACCTCTAGCATCAGGTGAACGGAATGACACGATCAACACAACATGTTGCGCACAAAGAACTTGGCTCAGCACCGATTCCCGGCTTGTTGTTCAAGCTGTCTGTTCCTTCTATTCTTGGACTGATGGCGCTGACACTCTGCCAACTCATCGATACCATTTTTATCGGCCGCTGTATCGGCGTACAGGGGATCGGCGGCATCGCCGTGTTGATGCCGGTCATCTTGCTGTTCAGCTCGGTGGGACGAGGGCTGGGAGTCGGAGGCTCATCGATAATCACCCGCAGCAACGGTGCCAACGATCATGCCCGGGCTAACACCACCCTCAGCCTGCTGGTGCTCCTCTGCGTAATCTTCTCTGTGGTTCTGGCGACCGCCGGGTTACTGCTGACCAAGCCACTGCTGCATTTTTTTGGTAGCCAGGCCCAACTCTTCAGCCACAGTCAAGACTATTTTCAGCTGCTGTTACCCGGCTTGCCGTTTCTCTGTTTCGCCATGCTCAGCAATAATGTAATCCGCGCGGAGGGCAACGCCCGCACAGCCATGTTGGTGATGGTGATCCCTGCCGTGATCAATGTGGTGCTTGATCCGCTGTTCATCCTCTGGTGTGGTTGGGGGATGAAGGGAGCCGCAGCAGCAACCAGCATCGCCTATCTCTGCAGCGGTTGTTTTGCCTGCCACTATTTCTGTAGCCACAAGAGCTCATTAAAGTTCGAATTCGGCCCATCCGTTATCAACGGTCCATTACTCAAAAAAATTCTTACCCTCGCCCTCACCCCCATCGCCTGCCAGTGCTCGACGGCAGTTCTAACCATCGTGATGAACAAAACTCTGTTCGCCTTCGGTGGCGAGGTGGCCATGGCCACTAACGGGATTGTTCAGCGGTTGCACATCTTTATCATGTTCCCAGTTATCGGCCTGAGCCAGGGTTTTATACCGATCTGCGGCTACAATCATGGCGCTGGGGCTACCAGCCGGGTACGGATATTAATTCAGCATGCCCTCAAGGCAGCGGTGGCCACCGGTTCGTTCATCGCTCTACTCCTGCTGCTTTTTAATCAACAGTTGGCGTCTATCTTTACCCTCGACCCATCGCTGATCCACCAAAGCGGTTTTGCCATCTGTATGGTGGTGTTGATGCTGCCATTGGTGGCCATCCAGTTGATTTGCTCGGCCTATTTCCAAACTCTGGGCCAAGCGCTACCGACCCTGCTGCTGAACCTGCTGCGCCAGGGTCTGGTTCTGATCCCGCTGGTGCTGATTCTCCCCCATTTCCTCGGGCTGAGGGGGGTGTGGTACGCGTTTCCCATCTCCAATTTTCTGGCCTGCGGCATATCGCTGCTGCTGGTTCTTCCTCACTGGCGACAACTGGAAACGCCAGCCGCCCTGACCAACTAATACTGAATCGCCGCGAAAATTCTAGACACTCCAGCCATTCAGAATCTCTGGATCTTCTGGCAGGAGTTGGCCAAAGGGAAGAACCACAACGAATGCAGAAAACTAGTACGTGAGCGCTTAGACAAAGTTGAACGGTTAAAAGAGAGTCCATTTCGTCCGATGAGAACTCTCGGCAAAAGCATTATAAATCCTGATTAGCGCTAATCTTCAGCCAAGGGGTGACATAATTTGTCATGAGCCCCCCGTTATAATCTTCAGGAACCCCAAAAAAGAGGTCACCATGAAGATGAATCGCATACAGTTTCAAGCAGGCTTGAGCCTGAAGGAATTTCTAAGCAAATTCGGAACCGAAGAGCAATGTCAATCCGCCCTCGATCTGAGCGCTGGCTCAGACGGGCTGACAATTAGCGCTAATCAGGTTATAAATTGGCTTGATGCCATTGCCCGTATGTTTCGTTATTACCACGGTAACGACATCGTCGAGGGTTTCCATCGAACGATGAAGCTGATTCAACGCAGAGCATACGGATTCAGGAATTTTGAAAATTATCGATTACGAGTTTGACTGAAGTTTAGAGTTACACCCCTCCCCAAGCCGGCCTGATTCGGCGCTGGAAGCGTTCATTAATAACTGAAAATTGTCGAAGTTAAGCTGTTTTGTGTGGATCAGGCGGCCGATCCGGTTTTTTGCCCCGGTTTTGAGGGCTGAATTTTCCCGACTTCGGGTTCCAGTGGCTGCGGATATCGACATGACCAAAAATCCTTTGCAACCCTTGGCGCACACGCCCGGCCGTGATCGGCTGTTTGTCTCTCCAAGGGCAGAGAGAGGCGAGGTCTTTCACCTGTTCACTGTTCTGTTGAGCCAACAACTGTGGCAGCGCATAGCTGGTTGAAAGAATCTGTGTCCAGCGGTGCAGCACCTGACGCGTTTGCTGCCACGTGTCCTTCCAGCCCCAACGGTTCTTAAGCTGATTGAACAGGTCCTCGATGGACCACCTGCGGTTATACGCCAGCAGGATGCGTGCGGCTGACAAGCTTAGATCGGTGCTCAAGATGAGCCGGGGCTGACGCAAGGTTCCATCTTTGTTTTCAATCTGAGACCAGACCGCGCGAACCTGTTGTCCGTCAAGGAAGCGGGCTCGGGCAACGCAACTGCGATAATGAACCGTCTGCCATTGCCCGTAGAGAAAAAGGTTCTGGCTGATCATGGGCAATTCAGCGACACGCTCAGCTGTCAGCTTATCGCCATATTTACGGGGCCGCCCGCGTTTGCCGTTGTGGCATGGCGGCGGTCGATAGAGCGCTGTGTCCTTGCGCACCTGGCCGATGACCTGGTAACCCAGAGTCTGGGCTGGAAGCAGCAGCGACTTGCGCATGTACCAGGAATCGACCAGCAGCGTCACAAGGCGTCCATGGAACAGAGGCCGAGTCACCCGGAGCAAAGTCTTGGCCGCGACCAGTTTGCCGCTGTTGCCTGTGCTTCTGGATAAACGGGAAAGAATCGGCAAGGCCAGAGAACGCCACCCCTGTGGCAACACCAGAGCCATGGTCACCCAGTTCTGTCCCCGGACATAAACGGGTCGGTTGACCTTGCAACCATGCTGATGGTGGATGCGTGATTCTGGAGCCTTGCGCGAACAGCGGAAAACCACCGTATCGTCTATGGCGACATAGCAGCGCGAACCTTCTGTTCGTTGCAAAGCGAGTCGAGCCGTTTGTAATCCAAGCGCAACCCAGGACCAGCGGCCCTTCTGCAACCATTTGAAATAACTCGTCCAATGACGCTTAGGTCTGATCGCCAACCAGGCTTCGGTGACAAAACCATTCTGGGTCAGCATCGCGCCGAACAGCAGTTCCAGAAAAGTCGGAACCGAACGTTTGGTCAGCGCCTGGACCAGAAATGTGATAGCGTCGTACAGGGACTGGGGGATATTGCCGTATCCCTTGGTATCCATAGCGGCCTCCGGAAGAAAGGGGGAACTTTCTTCTAGAGGCCGCGCCTTCAAAGCTTTCCAATATGACAATCGGCTTTGAAGGCGCGGCCACACACAGTGGCCGTGGTGTCAACGCCTTTTTTTCAACTTCGACAAATTTTCAAAGATCACGAAACTCTAAACTTCAGGAGTTTGAGTGATGTGCGGATAAAACAGAATGGAAAGTTGATCGGCTTTCATACGGGATAAAGAGCCATCCCCTTGCTTTGACACAGACCCGAGACACCCGGATCAAATCTAGAAAAGAGAAACAAAAAAGGTTTCAGCTAATCAGCTGAAACCTTTTGATTTTAAATGGCGCGCCAGGGAAGATTCGAACTCCCGACCTTCTGATCCGTAGTCAGACGCTCTATCCAGCTGAGCTACTGGCGCAACGGGTGATGGTTATCTCGCATTTGGGCGAGGTTGTCAACACTCTTTTTTGCTTTACTAAAAATAAATGGCGAAGAGGGAGGAATTCGCCCACTTCGTCGCCAACATCACGTTGACTCCTGCGTCGGCTCACCTACGCTCGCTGCCGCGGACATCCTGCCCGCTCTTCCGACATTAAGTCGGCGCTCACTCCGCTTCGAATCCCAAAAGGAGTTTGCTTTTAATAAATGGCGGAGAGGGAGGGATTCGAACCCTCGGTACAGGTTTCCCCGTACACTCGCTTAGCAGGCGAGCGCCTTCAGCCGACTCGGCCACCTCTCCGTACTTCTTTTCTTTGTTCGCTCTGCTTCAAATCCTGCTCAGCAGAAACTTTAACTAAATGGCGCAGGAGGTAGGATTTGCCCACTTCGTCGCCAACATCATGTTGGCTCCTGCGTCGGCTCCCCTGCGCTCTCTGCCGCGGACATCCTGTCCGCTCTTCCGACATTAAGTCGGCGTTCGCTCCGCTTCAAATCCTATCCAGCGGATGCTTTAACTAAATGGCGGAGGAGGTAGGATTTGAACCCACGGTACTTTCGTACAACGGTTTTCAAGACCGCCGCCTTAAGCCACTCGGCCACTCCTCCGTACTTAACTTATTTTCCGGTGATCCGCTCCAGGCCACCCATGTAGGGGCGTAATACTTCCGGAACGATCACGCTGCCGTCCTGTTGCTGGTAGTTCTCGAGAATCGCCAGCAAGGTGCGACCAACGGCCAGTCCTGAACCGTTGAGGGTATGTACGAACTCCGGCTTGGCACCTTCTTCGCGGCGATAACGAATCGCGGCGCGACGGGCCTGAAAATCCCGAAAGTTCGAACACGATGAAATTTCACGGTACACGGATTGTCCCGGCAACCAAACCTCAATATCAAAGGTGCGTGCCGCGGAAAAACCAATGTCACCGGTACACAGATCAACAACGCGATAAGGCAACTCAAGAAGCTGGAGAACCTTTTCGGCGTTAGCCAGCAATTTGTCCAGTTCAGCATCCGAATTCTCGGGAGCAACGAACTTGACCAGCTCAACCTTGTTGAACTGATGCTGGCGGATCAACCCACGGGTATCACGACCATGTGCTCCGGCTTCCTTGCGGAAGCAAGGAGTGTACGCGGTATAACACAATGGCAGCTGTTCTGCACCTAAAATTTCATCTCGATGAATATTGGTTACAGGAACTTCCGCAGTGGGGATCAGAAAGTAATCCGGTCCTTCAACGTGGAACAGGTCTTCCTCAAACTTGGGCAGTTGGCCCGTCCCCGTCATGGAGTCTCTGTTTACCATAAAGGGCGGAAGCATTTCAACATATTTGTGCTGCTCGGTATGCAGGTCGAGCATGAAGTTAATCAGAGCGCGTTCAAGACGGGCACCCGCGCCTTTATACAAGGCAAATCGGGCACCTGTGAGCTTTCCCGCCCGTTCGAAATCGAGGATATCCAGATCTTCACCGATGTCCCAATGGGCCTTGGCTTCAAAAGCAAATTCACGCGGCGTTCCCCAACGACGGATCTCGATATTATCGTCTTCACTGGTGCCGACGGGAATGCTCTCATCGGGCAGATTGGGAATCGTCATCAAGATGGCCGACAGCTTATCGGAGATCTCGCGTAATTCCTCATCCATCCGCTTGGTCTGAGCCGACACCTCTTTCATGCGGGCGATCTCACCCTGCACCTGGCTCTTATCCTTGGTCTGGCCAATCACTGCCGAGACCCGATTCTTTTCAGCCTTGAGGGTTTCCACTTCGCCAAGCAGCTCACGCCGCTGTGTGTCGAGTTGACGAAACTCATCGAGGCGAATTTCCGAACCACGGGTGGCCAGACGTTGTTCAACCTGTTTGAGATTTTCACGGATAAACTTGATATCCAGCATGACCTGCTCTCCTTATCGCTTGCCCGGCAGGACAGCGCTTGTCGTCAAAAAACCCACACTTCCTAACACTTCTGTCCGCTATCGTCAACTCCCTTTGCATTTTTTCCATGAACCCACCAGTCACTGTTGTCATCAAACCACCAGCGGCTGGAATCCGTTGTCCAGATGGCTTCCGCCAATTCACGGGCTACATCGGTCTGCAAACGACGTACGGCAAAGGGATACCACTCGTCCGCATAACGGTTACCGAGGTCCTTGTATTCTTTGAGCGCCAGAATCATTTCCAGCTGATCGGCATCATGCGCCAAACAGGCTTCCGGGGTTTCCTTGTCGACAAATTCACCGAGGGTCTGCTTATACTGTTCACCAAACGGCAGCGTGGCAGCCAGATCGTCAATGGCTTTTTGTTCATCGGCCTGGACATACTTCTTATTGACGTAGTTCAAGTCGCCAATGCGCGCTTCCGGAACATCGTGAAACAGACACAGCATCACCACCCGCCCACAGTCGACCCCTTCGGACAATTGCGCCAGAGTGTAACCGATCATTGCCGTACGAAAGGAATGCTCAGCGACCGATTGCGCCCCGGAACCGAGAAATTGAAACCCACTGCGAGGAGTTCGCTTGAGCATCCCCACTTCAAACAGAAAATTGGCCAGATTTTTCATCCTTACCCTCCAAGATGAATTGTGAGAACACCAAGCAGAATCAGACAGGCTGCTGTCAAGCGCATACGACCACACGATTCGTGCAGGAACAGCACTCCTATCAAGACACCAAACAGCACATTCACCTGCCGCACCGGTACCGCATAACTGACTGGAGCCAGACTCAGGCCGTAACGAAAGGTGAGAAACGACCCTAGCATAACCGGCCCCGAAGATAAAATGAGTCGTTTATGCTGACGCCATTCCGGCAGAATGCGGCCACGATATCGGTTCCGGCTCAGGTTAAGCGACATGATCACCACCATCAACATCACCAGAATATAGGTAAAATAGAAGGGCGAGTACCCCATGACACCGCTTTTATCGGCAACGGATCCAATTGAGTAGATAAATCCGGCGGCCAACGCCGCACGGACGGACGAATTGGACAAATTACGTAGCGGGCGCAAAATCGAGTGTAATGAGAAGTCCGGCAACTGGACGCAATACGCACCAGCGACCACACACAATACGCCGAGAATGCCACCGACAGTGAGCTGCTCATGCAGGAAGAAGGCGCCCCATAACGGCACGTAGATCATTGATGTCTGGGCCAGCGGGTAGGTCAGGGACAAATCACCCTGACGGTAGGCAATGCCGTTACACAGATGATAGAGAACAAAGCATATGGCGCCGATGATCGCCCACAACCACGTCAGCCCATGAGGAACAGGGAATGACCCCGGAAGAAACACCAGCACCACATTCAACAAAAACCCAGAGGTGATAAACATCCACCAGATAAAGACGGTTTTGTCACGACTCTGTTTAACCTGAAGGTTCCATAGCGCATGCATCAAAGCTGAGAAAACGATAAAAAATAGCGCGATGGCATCCATATGCTATCCTTATTACATGAAGTCTACCAGAGAACAGATTTTAATGGCTGACAAGCGACAGTAGCAAATGTTAAAAATCGTAACTGCTGATAAATATAAGCCAAATGTAATACAAATGCGCGAATCGATAAAAAGGAGACGCCATCATGAGTGCGCTCAATGGTAGCCTCAGCACCACCTCGCTGCCTGAAATTCTCCGCCAGTGCTCCGTACAACAGAAAACCGGTACGTTGAACCTATCCCAGGCGGAGATCGATAAAAAACTATATTTCAACAAGGGCCAACTGATTTACATCACGTCCAACAAGCCGGGCGAGCGGGTTGGCGAATATCTGATTCAACGCGGCGATCTAACCCGCTCCTGGGCCGGTTTTCTGCTCAAAGACAGTAAACGTAACGGAGTGGCATTTACCCGCAGCCTGTTGCAAAAAAATATCTTCGACAAGGACAAACTGCAAAAAGCCCTGTCAGACCTAGCCAACGAGGCCTTAGCCGATGTCATGAACTGGACGGTCGGCAATTATGAATTCACCAACCTTCTTCCCAAACAGGCCCTCGAGGGCCCGATTCAAATCAGTGAAGCTGACGCCCTGAAGCGGGTTCTACAGAGCGGCAAGCCGGAGGAAGCGTCCGCCAGTACGGAGGACATTCTTCGCGACTTGGCTCGAACCATTGTTGCCGAGGACTTCACCCTGCCCCTGTTGGCAACAACCGCCTCAAAACTGGAAGAATGCTGGGAAGAGGACGAAAAAAGCGCCGAACAGGTTCTTGATCTGGTTCATAAAGACCAGATCCTTACCATCAACCTGCTGCGGGTCGTCAATGCGTCGGTGGCCCATCCGCCCCAACAGTGCATGACAGTGAAACAGGCCATGGAACTCTATCCTCACGAACGCCTGGTGGGCATTGTCCTGGCGCAGGCGGCCAATGCCCACTCGCCAAAACAACCGGACACCGTTTCGCTGCTGTTGCAGCACGCTCTGAGTTGCGCCTGCCTGGCCGAACAGATCGCTGCCCAATTGGGGGAAGATATCGAAGAAGCCTACACCTGCGGCTTACTCCATAACATTGGTAAAGTTTTGCTGTTGCAGATCCTTCCCGACAACAACATTCCGGAAGCACAACTGCCGAAACTGGTGCAGGATTTCCACCAGAATTCGGGGGCCCTACTGTCACGGCGCTGGAACCTGTCGCCCAAACTCCATGACTGTATTAAAAACTACTCGGCTCCGGAAAAAGCCAAGGAGTCACAGATCCACGTAGAGATCGTCTGCCTGAGTCACAATCTGCTGCAGAATGAAGGCGACCTGGACAGTTACCAGAAGCAGTGCCCAACCATCGATTTCGACCAACTCGACATGGACAGTTTACATGACAGCCTGGAACTGATTGACGAACTGGCGACTTCGACCTATTAAGCAATTACACGTGCAAGCGGGCAATCAACTCCGGTCCGAGCACTTTGCGTTGCCACTCTTTCATGCCATCAATCGCCATCAGATCCTGAACATTGCGCGGCTGGCTGTGCGCCACCGCCTCGAGCAATGCATTGTTGATCACAATTCCCGGATCCATCTCCAACTGTTTGGCTTTATCGGTCCGCCAGCTTTTCAGACGGTTAAAACGCTCTTCAGCGGCAACATCACGCACTCGACGTTCGCGACGCGGGAAGTGGGGCAACTGGTCTTTGTCCACCGCCTGTCCCGTTTCGATCTGTTTGAGGACCGCTCGGCCATAACGATCAGCCAGACGCGCCGGAAATTCTTCGAGATCTTTCAACGCCTCCATGGTGGTCGGCATGTGGCGCGCGGCACTGAGCAACGGCTTGTTACCCACGACTTTATACGCGGGGCAATCGCGCCGCTGCGCCTCTTTCTCACGCCACTCCAGCAGGCATTCGAGAATTGCCAGGGCTCGCGGTGGCATGGTCCCAGCACCCTTGATGCGCAGAAAAGCCGGGCCATCATGCACTCTGAATTTCGCCTGCTCCAACAGGCGAAATTCCTCTTCCACCCACCAGAGACGATCTTTTTCCTTTAGTGCCGGTTCAAGTACCGCCACAAGTTTTTCCAGATGACGGGTATCTTCAGCTGCGTAGTGACACATCTCCGGGGACAAGGGTCGCTTCGACCAATCAGCCCGTTGAAAACGCTTGTCGAGAGTCACATCAAAGTACTTGCCGAGCACATCCGCCAGACCAACCTTTTCCTCGCCAAGAAACTGGCTGGCAATCATGGTGTCAAACAGGCCTCTGATTTCAATATCAAAATCGCGCGCCAGACAACGGATATCGTAATCTGCGGCATGAAATATCTTGCGGATGGAAGAGTCAGCCAGCACCGGCTTAAGCGGCGCAAGATCACCTGCTGCGAGAGGATCGAGCAAGACCGTGGTGTCGTGATAAGTAAACTGCAGCAGACACACTTTTTCCTGATAGGAATGCATCGAATCCGCTTCCAGATCAACGGCAAAGACCGCGCAGGTTTCAAGGTCTTTTGCCAAAGCGACAACAGCATCATCCGTGGTCAGGATCGGTGGTAACGTCATTCAGTTAAACTCCTTATTTCTCACGCTGCTTCAGCAGCATTTCGACAATTTTTTTATGGCTGCCATGCAGCGGCCAGTCTGTCAACTCGGCTTCTGTCAGCCAGCGACAGGAAGAAAAAGACTCCGCCAGCGGAACATCCGCTTGCAGATAAAACGTGGTCACATCGACACGAAAGTGGCTGTAGACATGACGAACAACCCCCAGCGTCTGCAACGGTTGATCTTCGTTTCCAATCAAGATTCGGGCCTGATTCACCTGTTGCTGCGCAGATTGCGGCTGTTTAAAACTCTGTGAAGGAAACTCCCACAAACCGGCCAGCATACCGGTCAGAGGCCGTTGTCTGACGGCAAAACGACCATTGTGCTCCACCAGGACAGCCACTTCCTGACGCAACGGCACTGTTTTACGTTGCCGTTTACGCGGCAACTGGTCTTGAATCCCCTGTTGATAGCCCTGACACAAAGAGATCATGGGACACGCCACACAATTCGGCTGGCGCGGTGTGCACAATGTGGCGCCAAAATCCATGATCGCCTGCGCATAATCGTGACAGTGCTGTTGTGGTGTCAACTGAGCGGCCCACTGCCACAACTGCTTTTCCGCAGCGCTACTACGTGGATCATCCTGCCAGGCAAACAAGCGACACAACACCCGCCGGACATTGCCGTCAAGGATCACACCGTGGCGATCAAAGGCGATAGCACGAATCGCCCCCGCAGTTGAACGTCCCACACCCGGCAGAGTCATCAGCGCATCAACGCTGTGCGGAAACTGCCCCTGAAACGCTTCACACACCTTTTGTGCTGCCGCATGAAGATTGCGCGCCCGTGAATAATAACCGAGACCGGCCCACAGTTCGATCACCGCATCAAGCGGTGCGCTGGCCAGACTCTCGACATCGGGGAATTGGTCAACGAAACGTTCAAAATAGGGGATGACTGCCTGCACTCCGGTCTGCTGAAGCATCACTTCAGACAGCCAGATCCGATACGGATCACGGCTCAGGCGCCATGGCAACTCTCGGCCGCAACGGTCGTACCACGCCAGCAATCGCTGCTGAAACACTGCCGCATTGACGGGATCAGTCATCAGCCCTGCTGCAAAACCTTGAGTGTGGCTTCCATTTCTTCACGAGTGCCGATGGAGATGCGCAGACCATGCTTGAGCAGTGGATCACTGAAATGACGCACCAGAATCTTGTGGCTCTTGAGCAGTTCATAGACTCGCTCGCCATCACCATCGCCCGGGCTGGCAAAGACAAAATTACCCTGTGAGGGGATGACGCTGAAACCAATCTTTTCCAATTCTGCCGCAAACCAGTCGCGGGTTTCACAAATCTGGGCCACCCTTTTTTTCAGATAGTCCTGATCCAGCAATGCGGCTTCGGCAGCCACCAGAGCCAGACGGTCCAGGTGGTAGTGATCGCGAATCTTATCCAACGCTGCCACCACCCCGGGTCGCGCCACGGCCAAGCCAAGACGCATACCGGCCAGGGCATAGCTCTTGGACAGGGTACGTGTCACCACCACGTTATCGTACTTTTTCACCAGCGGCATGGCCGTCTGATCAGAAAAATCGGTATAGGCTTCATCGACCACCAGCATACCGTCACACCGTTGCGCCAGATCTTCGATCTCTTCCAGGCTGAAGGTAAAACCAAGCGGTGCGTTAGGGCAGGCGAGAAAAAAGATCTTGCCGCTATATCGCTCCGGGAAGTCCACCAGTTTGTGATGGGCGTCAAGAGCAAACGTTTTTACTTTGGCGCCCTGGATATCGATCAGGGTGCCGTAATACGAATAGGACGGATGGACAAACGCCACTTCATCCCCGTCATCGGCAAAGGCGCGTATCAGGTTGTTGAGCAGTTCGTCGGAACCATTGGCCATGATCAGCCAGTCGGCGTCGAAACCGTACAGATCCGCAGCAATCTGCCGCGCTCGACGACTTCCGGCATCGGGATATTGACGCAGACTGGCACCATCTTCGCCCAACTCGGCGCGAATCGCTTCAGCCACCTTCGGCGAAGGTGGGTAGGGATTTTCGTTGGTGTTCAACTTGATCCACTGGTCGGCATCCGCCGGTTGAAACCCCGGCACATAACCGGCCATATCGGCAATCGCTTTTCGTAACACAATCATGCCTCATCCTTTTTCAAAGGGCCTTCGTACACTTCCAGCACATCGTAGCCGGTGGTCCGGCGCACCGGAGTGAACCCGGCCTGACGGGCCAGTTCAACCAGCTCCTGTTGCGTCATGCGAAAGGACACACCCGCAGCAGCAACGACATTCTCCTCGAGCATGGTGCCCCCGAGATCGTTGGCACCGAAACGCAATGCGACCTGAGCCATATGTGCGCCTTGAGTCACCCAGCTGGCCTGAATGTTATCGATATTATCGAGCACCAACCGTGACAGTGCCAAAATCTTCAGATAGTCCTGACCGGTGGCGGTTTCACCGCCCAACTCGGTGTTGGTGGGTTGAAACGACCAACTGATAAATGCGCTGA encodes the following:
- a CDS encoding HD domain-containing protein — translated: MKNLANFLFEVGMLKRTPRSGFQFLGSGAQSVAEHSFRTAMIGYTLAQLSEGVDCGRVVMLCLFHDVPEARIGDLNYVNKKYVQADEQKAIDDLAATLPFGEQYKQTLGEFVDKETPEACLAHDADQLEMILALKEYKDLGNRYADEWYPFAVRRLQTDVARELAEAIWTTDSSRWWFDDNSDWWVHGKNAKGVDDSGQKC
- a CDS encoding HDOD domain-containing protein, producing MSALNGSLSTTSLPEILRQCSVQQKTGTLNLSQAEIDKKLYFNKGQLIYITSNKPGERVGEYLIQRGDLTRSWAGFLLKDSKRNGVAFTRSLLQKNIFDKDKLQKALSDLANEALADVMNWTVGNYEFTNLLPKQALEGPIQISEADALKRVLQSGKPEEASASTEDILRDLARTIVAEDFTLPLLATTASKLEECWEEDEKSAEQVLDLVHKDQILTINLLRVVNASVAHPPQQCMTVKQAMELYPHERLVGIVLAQAANAHSPKQPDTVSLLLQHALSCACLAEQIAAQLGEDIEEAYTCGLLHNIGKVLLLQILPDNNIPEAQLPKLVQDFHQNSGALLSRRWNLSPKLHDCIKNYSAPEKAKESQIHVEIVCLSHNLLQNEGDLDSYQKQCPTIDFDQLDMDSLHDSLELIDELATSTY
- the mutY gene encoding A/G-specific adenine glycosylase — protein: MTDPVNAAVFQQRLLAWYDRCGRELPWRLSRDPYRIWLSEVMLQQTGVQAVIPYFERFVDQFPDVESLASAPLDAVIELWAGLGYYSRARNLHAAAQKVCEAFQGQFPHSVDALMTLPGVGRSTAGAIRAIAFDRHGVILDGNVRRVLCRLFAWQDDPRSSAAEKQLWQWAAQLTPQQHCHDYAQAIMDFGATLCTPRQPNCVACPMISLCQGYQQGIQDQLPRKRQRKTVPLRQEVAVLVEHNGRFAVRQRPLTGMLAGLWEFPSQSFKQPQSAQQQVNQARILIGNEDQPLQTLGVVRHVYSHFRVDVTTFYLQADVPLAESFSSCRWLTEAELTDWPLHGSHKKIVEMLLKQREK
- the serS gene encoding serine--tRNA ligase, with amino-acid sequence MLDIKFIRENLKQVEQRLATRGSEIRLDEFRQLDTQRRELLGEVETLKAEKNRVSAVIGQTKDKSQVQGEIARMKEVSAQTKRMDEELREISDKLSAILMTIPNLPDESIPVGTSEDDNIEIRRWGTPREFAFEAKAHWDIGEDLDILDFERAGKLTGARFALYKGAGARLERALINFMLDLHTEQHKYVEMLPPFMVNRDSMTGTGQLPKFEEDLFHVEGPDYFLIPTAEVPVTNIHRDEILGAEQLPLCYTAYTPCFRKEAGAHGRDTRGLIRQHQFNKVELVKFVAPENSDAELDKLLANAEKVLQLLELPYRVVDLCTGDIGFSAARTFDIEVWLPGQSVYREISSCSNFRDFQARRAAIRYRREEGAKPEFVHTLNGSGLAVGRTLLAILENYQQQDGSVIVPEVLRPYMGGLERITGK
- a CDS encoding transposase, whose translation is MSANQVINWLDAIARMFRYYHGNDIVEGFHRTMKLIQRRAYGFRNFENYRLRV
- a CDS encoding EamA family transporter, encoding MDAIALFFIVFSALMHALWNLQVKQSRDKTVFIWWMFITSGFLLNVVLVFLPGSFPVPHGLTWLWAIIGAICFVLYHLCNGIAYRQGDLSLTYPLAQTSMIYVPLWGAFFLHEQLTVGGILGVLCVVAGAYCVQLPDFSLHSILRPLRNLSNSSVRAALAAGFIYSIGSVADKSGVMGYSPFYFTYILVMLMVVIMSLNLSRNRYRGRILPEWRQHKRLILSSGPVMLGSFLTFRYGLSLAPVSYAVPVRQVNVLFGVLIGVLFLHESCGRMRLTAACLILLGVLTIHLGG
- a CDS encoding transposase — encoded protein: MDTKGYGNIPQSLYDAITFLVQALTKRSVPTFLELLFGAMLTQNGFVTEAWLAIRPKRHWTSYFKWLQKGRWSWVALGLQTARLALQRTEGSRCYVAIDDTVVFRCSRKAPESRIHHQHGCKVNRPVYVRGQNWVTMALVLPQGWRSLALPILSRLSRSTGNSGKLVAAKTLLRVTRPLFHGRLVTLLVDSWYMRKSLLLPAQTLGYQVIGQVRKDTALYRPPPCHNGKRGRPRKYGDKLTAERVAELPMISQNLFLYGQWQTVHYRSCVARARFLDGQQVRAVWSQIENKDGTLRQPRLILSTDLSLSAARILLAYNRRWSIEDLFNQLKNRWGWKDTWQQTRQVLHRWTQILSTSYALPQLLAQQNSEQVKDLASLCPWRDKQPITAGRVRQGLQRIFGHVDIRSHWNPKSGKFSPQNRGKKPDRPPDPHKTA
- a CDS encoding HRDC domain-containing protein, with amino-acid sequence MTLPPILTTDDAVVALAKDLETCAVFAVDLEADSMHSYQEKVCLLQFTYHDTTVLLDPLAAGDLAPLKPVLADSSIRKIFHAADYDIRCLARDFDIEIRGLFDTMIASQFLGEEKVGLADVLGKYFDVTLDKRFQRADWSKRPLSPEMCHYAAEDTRHLEKLVAVLEPALKEKDRLWWVEEEFRLLEQAKFRVHDGPAFLRIKGAGTMPPRALAILECLLEWREKEAQRRDCPAYKVVGNKPLLSAARHMPTTMEALKDLEEFPARLADRYGRAVLKQIETGQAVDKDQLPHFPRRERRVRDVAAEERFNRLKSWRTDKAKQLEMDPGIVINNALLEAVAHSQPRNVQDLMAIDGMKEWQRKVLGPELIARLHV
- a CDS encoding MATE family efflux transporter, giving the protein MTRSTQHVAHKELGSAPIPGLLFKLSVPSILGLMALTLCQLIDTIFIGRCIGVQGIGGIAVLMPVILLFSSVGRGLGVGGSSIITRSNGANDHARANTTLSLLVLLCVIFSVVLATAGLLLTKPLLHFFGSQAQLFSHSQDYFQLLLPGLPFLCFAMLSNNVIRAEGNARTAMLVMVIPAVINVVLDPLFILWCGWGMKGAAAATSIAYLCSGCFACHYFCSHKSSLKFEFGPSVINGPLLKKILTLALTPIACQCSTAVLTIVMNKTLFAFGGEVAMATNGIVQRLHIFIMFPVIGLSQGFIPICGYNHGAGATSRVRILIQHALKAAVATGSFIALLLLLFNQQLASIFTLDPSLIHQSGFAICMVVLMLPLVAIQLICSAYFQTLGQALPTLLLNLLRQGLVLIPLVLILPHFLGLRGVWYAFPISNFLACGISLLLVLPHWRQLETPAALTN